One genomic window of Tachypleus tridentatus isolate NWPU-2018 chromosome 12, ASM421037v1, whole genome shotgun sequence includes the following:
- the LOC143233278 gene encoding uncharacterized protein LOC143233278: protein MDKQLQEKVVRPYIDFQPDDRWHVKEDGTNNSLAVSTESNQNFPKESTTGKFSHVSLLNGVPSDESKTSNNQPCDSTNIPAEEGNENNNKNLEYEWVGKVESQNTSYHSRQDLVEKNEQCSQKLSKDGDELKDSSVSSCQSKNLVSDSLMQNNDKTNCTILVSSEANKTKDIVKEENVHRTAENISKSLKNANVNSEEHKLRQSIQNPEYTSNDLKHIALSGKVDCESLVNDCFVESNPDELQPSHKEHSNKGQSPAHEAIPDCDIDEKITSPQDGDFSKDGFSTKETDELLKPSDSSSGLLVEEIKTVEPESPECEKKTGNSQENDGSDSCELEQKIREKSLMSIEGNKDERDIGEMNEKNLGSGLNHGLKFEEHCDDTSTVVEKAEKEEPQDEQCINENKESSFEELIKTPKGLVVKPVDVEANNLSISKNSSQLFKNQTPQFEKAGGKSQNRKSNEPEASTFPLKTRSKSNESSSTCVKQKNKIEKSKESLTDIPEILKSGLLKDLTISIVPSGKNELHKQVLAKPIQEKSRDKAKEKLKEKPPEISQDKCREQPLPPLLETICGSVVTDEMVEKILQEAKFPEILKGKINIGKFIPVKLPDSYNFRLCEDEALLECPSMVTPLLLKKKDKFPSKVTLQDESKLNKEVKSDDGSSVVNEKLEDSDRVSVKCSEFNEESQTQTEKVKENSKDTNEGTKGMEEKCVKSSVDSAKIKSEDLEDDLKDKEILKCSVDKPSENKTKNTEEERKETENTSDCQKKVENIIENMDKVTKETNVCHKSSDENETEKILKDTKKTTETISGNDKKLQEENKELFTSNVLGFLTAIGLSRVQEWYLKDLVKSKERQIRKEGKKQQLENELLVRKIEYLQTKKANEPFVFQNYKCNFCDFKSESSIVFDGHNVTPYVTARREFGCHFCEFCTRDPRAIIFHMEAEHGRIGQLPIPSHFHECPFCPFDTNQKQKLNSHMNRCQKFFVLGRNQVTELDIPAQTSKPITIIDIKAYLYDRQLAEVAAATVRRPGRPSRGSHRNNASAQKHQASVSRPLAPAGMLPYNQSLYHHLADNTVVQPRTQIRPFKRASGSVSNNRIHHPTTNAHMTSPSTQVPLPVPTNQIYQVVRGGKVLPMFSTNNAATSCRPVTEISNVCDDSGPQPVALFTNVASSGGGTHIATNSTKSLLKTGMPPPPRLQGPFLPSSGKSAPGETILPSNSFVICEICDGYIKDQEQLRNHMQLIHKVKIHPKMLQNRPPLNCQKCQWRFFTDQGLERHLLGSHGLVTSNMQELAQKNQDAGRCTICGRVYVCKLVAHMNQVHKITLKPAHLSYKCTVCTATFNLYKLFENHVYVVHSGSVKRHADDVSSDHPAKKFAGDSSTKTGTVKATSRSKSRKPATPMRIGAASGKTRDGASAVAEEKNPNEDGHPKQKCGDCGIETLGCRRSPRRRSKPAE, encoded by the exons ATGGATAAGCAGTTACAAGAAAAAGTTGTGCGACCTTATATTGATTTTCAGCCTGATGATAGGTGGCATGTGAAAGAAGATGGGACAAATAATTCTTTGGCAGTTTCTACAGAAAGCAATCAAAATTTTCCTAAAGAGTCAACTACTGGTAAGTTCTCTCATGTTTCACTCCTTAATGGGGTACCCTCAGATGAATCCAAAACTAGTAATAACCAGCCTTGTGACAGTACCAATATTCCTGCTGAAGaaggaaatgaaaataataataaaaacttggaATATGAATGGGTTGGTAAAGTGGAGAGTCAAAACACTTCTTACCACAGTCGTCAAGATTTGGTGGAGAAAAATGAACAGTGCTCTCAGAAACTGTCAAAAGATGGTGATGAACTGAAGGATTCTTCAGTTTCTAGTTGTCAGTCAAAGAACTTGGTTTCAGATAGCTTGATGCAGAATAATGATAAAACTAACTGTACCATATTGGTAAGCTCTGAAGCTAACAAAACAAAAGACATTGTTAAAGAGGAGAATGTTCATAGAACTGCAGAGAATATCTCTAAATCTCTTAAGAATGCTAATGTAAATTCTGAAGAACATAAATTAAGACAGTCTATTCAGAATCCTGAATACACTAgtaatgatttaaaacatatCGCTTTATCAGGAAAAGTAGATTGTGAATCTCTTGTGAATGACTGCTTTGTAGAAAGTAATCCAGATGAATTACAACCAAGTCATAAAGAACATTCCAACAAGGGACAGAGCCCTGCACATGAAGCTATACCTGATTGTGACATTGATGAAAAAATAACTTCACCTCAGGATGGTGATTTTAGTAAAGATGGGTTTTCTACAAAAGAAACTGATGAATTACTAAAACCTTCTGATAGTTCAAGTGGTTTATTAGttgaagaaattaaaactgttGAACCTGAATCACCTGAGTGTGAAAAGAAGACTGGAAACAGCCAAGAAAACGATGGTAGTGACAGCTGTGAGTTAGAacaaaaaataagagaaaaaagtTTGATGTCTATTGAGGGAAACAAAGATGAAAGAGACATTGGAGAAATGAACGAAAAGAATCTTGGCAGTGGTTTAAATCATGGtttaaaatttgaagaacatTGTGATGACACTAGTACAGTTGTGGAGAAGGCTGAGAAAGAAGAACCACAAGATGAACaatgtattaatgaaaataaagaaagcagTTTTGAAGAACTTATCAAAACACCAAAAGGTTTAGTGGTGAAACCTGTAGATGTAGAAGCTAATAACCTTTCCATATCGAAAAATTCTAGTCAGCTTTTCAAAAACCAGACACCCCAGTTTGAAAAGGCTGGTGGCAAATCACAAAATAGGAAAAGTAATGAACCTGAAGCAAGCACATTTCCACTGAAGACTCGTAGTAAAAGTAATGAAAGTTCTAGTACATGtgtcaaacaaaaaaataaaatagaaaaatccAAGGAATCTTTGACAGATATACCTGAAATTTTGAAATCTGGACTTTTAAAAGACCTAACCATATCTATTGTACCTTCTGGCAAAAATGAACTTCATAAGCAAGTATTAGCAAAGCCTATCCAGGAAAAATCACGAGATAAAGCTAAGGAAAAGCTGAAAGAGAAACCCCCAGAGATTTCTCAAGATAAGTGTAGAGAGCAACCTCTTCCTCCTCTGCTTGAAACTATATGTGGTAGTGTAGTTACAGATGAAATGGTTGAGAAAATTCTCCAAGAAGCCAAATTTCCAGAAATTTTGAAGGGTAAAATAAACATTGGTAAATTTATTCCTGTAAAATTGCCTGACAGTTACAACTTTAGATTGTGTGAAGATGAGGCATTACTGGAATGTCCATCAATGGTGACACCTTTACTGTTGAAAAAGAAAGATAAGTTTCCTTCCAAAGTAACACTTCAGGATGAAAGTAAGCTAAATAAAGAGGTTAAGAGTGATGATGGTTCATCCGTTGTTAATGAAAAATTAGAAGATTCTGACAGGGTTTCTGTTAAATGTTCAGAATTCAATGAAGAGTCTCAAACTCAAActgaaaaagttaaagaaaattcaAAAGACACAAATGAAGGTACCAAAGGTATGGAAGAGAAATGTGTAAAGTCCTCAGTAGATAGTGCAAAAATTAAATCTGAAGACCTGGAAGATGATCTGAaagataaagaaattttaaaatgttccgTAGATAAACcatcagaaaataaaactaagaatACAGAGGAGgaaagaaaagaaactgaaaacacCTCAGACTGtcaaaaaaaagtagaaaatataattgaaaatatgGATAAagttacaaaagaaacaaatgtgtgtcataaGTCATCAGATGAAAATGAAACTGAAAAGATTCTAAAAGATACCAAAAAGACAACAGAAACCATTTCAGGTAATGATAAAAAATTGCAAGAGGAAAATAAAGAGCTATTTACCAGCAACGTGCTTGGTTTTCTCACTGCTATAGGTTTAAGTAGAGTTCAAGAATGGTATCTGAAAGATTTAGTGAAGTCCAAAGAACGACAGATACGAAAAGaggggaaaaaacaacaactagaaaaTGAATTACTTGTGAGAAAAATCGAATACTTGCAAACAAAAAAAGCCAATGAACCATTTGTTTTCCAAAATTATAAGTGCAATTTTTGTGACTTTAAATCAGAATCTTCCATTGTGTTTGATGGTCACAATGTAACTCCTTATGTGACAGCACGCAGGGAATTTGGTTGTCATTTCTGTGAGTTTTGCACAAGAGATCCCAGAGCAATTATTTTTCACATGGAAGCAGAACATGGAAGAATTGGTCAGTTACCAATTCCTTCTCATTTCCATGAGTGTCCTTTCTGTCCTTTTGACACAAATCAGAAGCAGAAGTTAAACAGTCACATGAACAGGTGTCAGAAATTTTTTGTTTTGGGCAGAAATCAAGTTACAGAACTGGATATACCAGCACAAACATCAAAACCTATAACCATAATTGACATTAAAGCATATTTGTATGACCGTCAGCTGGCAGAGGTAGCTGCAGCAACAGTGAGGCGACCAGGACGCCCATCTAGAGGGAGTCACAGAAATAATGCTAGTGCTCAGAAGCATCAGGCCAGTGTTTCCAGACCCCTTGCTCCTGCTGGTATGTTACCATACAATCAATCATTGTATCATCACCTAGCAGATAATACAGTTGTTCAACCCAGAACACAGATAAGACCTTTCAAGAGAGCTTCAGGCAGTGTCTCCAATAACAGAATTCATCATCCAACTACCAATGCCCATATGACTTCCCCATCCACCCAGGTACCTCTGCCTGTTCCCACAAATCAGATTTATCAGGTAGTTAGAGGTGGCAAGGTTCTTCCTATGTTCAGTACCAATAATGCAGCCACTAGCTGCAGACCAGTAACTGAAATTTCTAATGTATGTGATGATTCAGGTCCTCAGCCTGTTGCCCTCTTTACTAATGTGGCTTCCTCAGGAGGAGGAACTCATATTGCTACTAACAGTACCAAAAGCCTGTTGAAGACGGGAATGCCACCACCACCCAGACTACAAGGCCCCTTTCTCCCTAGCAGTGGGAAGTCAGCACCAGGAGAAACAATACTGCCTAGTAATAGCTTTGTTATCTGCGAAATCTGTGATGGCTATATCAAAGATCAGGAACAGCTAAGAAATCACATGCAATTAATTCATAAGGTGAAAATCCATCCAAAAATGCTTCAAAACAGACCACCCCTTAATTGTCAGAAGTGTCAGTGGCGGTTCTTTACAGATCAGGGACTTGAACGACACTTACTTGGGTCCCATGGGCTAGTAACTTCTAACATGCAAGAACTGGCACAGAAAAACCAGGATGCGGGTCGATGTACTATCTGTGGACGGGTGTACGTGTGTAAGCTGGTTGCTCACATGAATCAAGTTCACAAGATTACATTAAAGCCTGCACATCTGTCATACAAATGCACAGTTTGTACGGCAACATTTAATCTGTATAAACTGTTTGAAAATCATGTTTATGTTGTACACAGTGGCTCAGTGAAAAGACATGCTGATGACGTTTCCAGTGACCATCCTGCCAAGAAGTTTGCTGGAGACAGCAGCACCAAGACGGGAACCGTAAAGGCTACCTCAAGATCCAAGTCAAGGAAACCAGCAACGCCAATGAGAATAGGAGCAGCAAGTGGGAAAACGAGAGATGGTGCATCAGCGGTAGCCGAGGAAAAAAACCCAAACGAAGATGGCCATCCCAAGCAGAAGTGTGGAGACTGTGGAATAGAG ACCTTGGGCTGTCGGAGGAGTCCCCGAAGAAGGAGCAAGCCGGCAGAGTGA